In Flavobacterium cerinum, one genomic interval encodes:
- a CDS encoding metallophosphoesterase, which translates to MQVQILSDLHLEFGNRAALSFDKADIIILAGDTHLGTKGIEWVKKHIPNKTVLYLLGNHEYYKGSYPKTLRKIQEAAQDSTIQVLENSFVDIGNVRFHGCTLWTDFSILGDPMQYGMICQSKMNDYKYIKRDPSYSKIRSVDVYGIHQRSKAWLKESLTQSAGLKNIVITHHAPSLQSIPEANRKDPVTAAYASDLEDLILDHQPLYWIHGHIHTPTRYCIGKTEIICNPHGYPDDTYNGFHNELILTL; encoded by the coding sequence ATGCAAGTACAAATCCTTAGTGATCTTCATTTAGAGTTCGGTAACCGGGCTGCTTTATCTTTTGACAAGGCTGATATTATTATTCTGGCCGGTGATACACATTTGGGAACAAAAGGTATCGAATGGGTTAAAAAACACATTCCGAATAAAACGGTTCTCTATCTTTTGGGCAATCACGAATATTATAAAGGTTCTTATCCGAAAACGCTACGAAAAATTCAGGAAGCAGCTCAGGATTCTACAATTCAGGTATTGGAAAACAGCTTTGTTGACATTGGTAATGTTCGTTTTCACGGTTGTACATTGTGGACTGATTTTTCAATTTTAGGTGATCCGATGCAATACGGTATGATTTGTCAGAGTAAAATGAATGACTATAAATACATCAAACGGGATCCTTCCTACTCCAAAATAAGATCTGTTGATGTTTATGGTATTCATCAAAGATCAAAAGCCTGGTTAAAAGAAAGTCTGACACAATCAGCTGGTTTAAAAAATATTGTGATAACACATCATGCGCCCAGTTTACAATCGATTCCGGAAGCTAATCGAAAAGATCCGGTTACAGCGGCATACGCTTCTGACCTTGAAGATTTGATTTTAGACCATCAGCCCTTATACTGGATTCACGGACATATTCATACGCCTACCCGCTATTGTATCGGAAAAACAGAAATCATTTGCAATCCGCATGGTTATCCGGATGATACTTATAATGGTTTTCACAACGAACTGATTCTTACTCTTTAA
- a CDS encoding Fic family protein, whose product MKSPYSITNKTLMLVTAISEKLGEINATYLYKPATELRKKNRIKTIQSSLEIEGNTLTEEQITALLENKRIIAPQKDIVEVQNAIKIYEQLNQFNPYQLKALEKAHAVLMNGLIDHPGKLRTTNVGIVKGSKVEHITPGGAMVKGLMKDLFEYLKKDTDLILIKSCVFHYEFEFIHPFIDGNGRMGRLWQTLILMQKYPVFEYLPVESLIKQKQTEYYNKLSESDKKGHSTPFIEFMLEIILESLTGLLQSQSVILHTTDRIDLFKEKIGKIKFTRKDYMQLFKNISAPTASRDLKWAVNEGILTKFGELRLTEYQFL is encoded by the coding sequence TTGAAATCTCCTTATTCAATTACAAATAAAACACTAATGCTTGTTACCGCTATTTCAGAAAAATTAGGGGAAATAAATGCTACCTATTTATATAAGCCGGCAACAGAATTAAGAAAGAAAAACAGAATTAAAACGATTCAGTCTTCTTTAGAAATTGAAGGTAATACTTTGACCGAAGAACAGATTACTGCTTTGTTAGAGAATAAAAGAATTATTGCCCCGCAAAAAGACATTGTAGAAGTTCAGAATGCCATAAAAATCTATGAACAACTCAATCAGTTTAATCCTTATCAATTGAAAGCTTTAGAAAAAGCACATGCGGTTTTAATGAACGGATTGATTGATCATCCTGGAAAACTAAGAACAACCAATGTCGGCATTGTAAAAGGTTCGAAGGTAGAACATATCACTCCCGGAGGAGCAATGGTAAAGGGTTTAATGAAAGACCTTTTTGAATATTTGAAAAAGGATACCGATTTAATTCTAATTAAAAGCTGTGTCTTTCATTATGAATTTGAGTTTATTCATCCGTTTATTGATGGAAATGGTAGAATGGGCAGGCTATGGCAAACGCTTATTTTAATGCAAAAATATCCCGTTTTTGAATATTTACCCGTTGAATCCCTAATCAAGCAAAAACAAACCGAATATTACAACAAGTTATCCGAATCTGATAAAAAAGGGCATTCAACACCTTTTATTGAGTTTATGCTTGAAATCATATTAGAATCGTTAACCGGACTTTTACAATCGCAATCCGTTATTCTACATACGACGGATCGGATCGATTTATTTAAAGAGAAGATCGGCAAAATCAAATTTACCAGAAAAGATTATATGCAGCTTTTTAAAAATATATCGGCACCAACCGCAAGCCGAGATCTGAAATGGGCTGTTAATGAAGGTATACTAACGAAATTCGGGGAATTAAGATTAACAGAATATCAATTTTTATAA